Proteins from a single region of Ziziphus jujuba cultivar Dongzao chromosome 1, ASM3175591v1:
- the LOC107424264 gene encoding VQ motif-containing protein 4, with protein MEISLKHHENPNPCLLPSPNSHSTNSSSSSSSNSNGVQATPPPQPPSTPTALQSPQPPKPITRSESANPYPTTFVQADTNSFKHVVQMLTGSSETAKQASSKPSSTVTAMEPPSKTHIPPIKSMPKKQQSGFKLYERRNSLKNLKINPLIPVFASTNSGFSPRKPEILSPSILDFPALVLSPVTPLIPDPFDRSGSSNYAYSNNGSANLDAEAEEKAIKEKGFYFHPSPATTPRDPEPRLLPLFPTTSPRASGSSSSS; from the coding sequence ATGGAAATCTCACTAAAGCACCATGAAAACCCTAACCCATGTCTGCTTCCTTCCCCAAATAGCCACAGTACAAATagtagcagcagcagcagcagcaacagcaaTGGAGTCCAAGCCACACCACCACCACAACCACCATCAACACCAACAGCCCTTCAATCTCCTCAGCCTCCCAAACCCATCACCAGATCCGAATCCGCTAACCCTTACCCGACAACATTCGTCCAAGCTGACACGAACTCTTTCAAACATGTAGTTCAAATGCTCACCGGATCCTCCGAAACCGCCAAGCAAGCCTCCTCAAAACCCTCAAGCACTGTAACGGCCATGGAACCACCTTCTAAAACCCACATCCCACCCATCAAATCCATGCCCAAGAAGCAGCAATCCGGGTTCAAACTCTATGAGCGCAGGAACTCCCTCAAGAACCTCAAGATCAACCCCTTGATCCCCGTCTTCGCTTCGACGAATTCTGGATTTTCTCCCAGGAAGCCGGAGATCCTATCCCCAAGCATTCTTGATTTTCCGGCCCTCGTTCTCAGCCCCGTTACGCCGCTGATACCCGACCCGTTTGATCGATCCGGGTCGTCGAATTACGCGTATTCCAACAACGGGAGTGCTAATTTAGATGCAGAGGCGGAGGAGAAAGCCATTAAAGAGAAGGGGTTTTACTTTCACCCTTCGCCGGCGACAACTCCGAGGGACCCGGAGCCCCGCCTGTTGCCCCTTTTCCCTACCACATCCCCTAGAGCTTCAggttcttcttcgtcttcttga